The genomic region TGATAATTTTAGATGGTTGGGGTTTATCTTCTTCTGAAAAATCTTATAGATCGGCTATTCATATTGCTAAAACTCCATTTATGGATTATTGTTATAAACATTATCCATTTAGTAAATTACAAGCATCTGGTTTATCTGTAGGATTACCATCAGGACAAATGGGAAATTCAGAAGTAGGTCATATAAATTTAGGATCTGGTAGAAAAGTAATTCAAAGTTTAGAAGAAATAAATAATTCTATTAAAAATAAATTTTTTCAAAAAAAAGTAAATTCTATTTTTGATTATATTTTTTATACTAAAAAAAGAATTCATTTTATTGGTTTATTATCAGATGGTGGTGTACATTCACATATAAATCATCTTTTTTATTTGCTTAAAATAGCTCATAAAAAACAGATCAATAATGTTTTTGTACATGCATTTACAGATGGACGTGATACTTCTCCTAAGAAAGGAATTTTTTATTTAAAAAATCTTTTGTCTTTTATGAAAAAAAATATTGGAAAATTATCTTCTGTTATTGGAAGATATTATTCCATGGATCGAGATAAACGATGGGAAAGAACTAAAATAGCATATGATGCTATCGTTCATTCAAAAGGATATTATTGTAAATCCGATAATATATTAAAATATATAGAATATTCTTATAATAAAGGTATTACTGATGAATTTTTAAAACCTATAATAAGTGTTGATAATTTTGGAAATCCTATTTCTAAAATAGAAAAAGAAGATGTAGTTTTTTGTTTTAATTTTCGTTCAGATCGATCAAGACAATTAACCGAATTTTTAACAAATAATCTTGAAAAGAATACGAAGAGTAATTCACTTTCTAAAATAGATAAATTAAATTTATATTATATAACTATGACTTGTTATAATCCTAAATATAAAAATATTAATGTTCTTTTCAAAAAAAAAAATTTATCAAATACTTTAGGAGAAATATTAGAAAAAGAAGGTAAAAAACAAATTCGTATAGCTGAAACCGAAAAATACCCACATGTTACTTTTTTTTTCTCAGGAGGCCGTGAAATTCCATTTATTGGAGAAACTCGGATTTTATGTAAATCTCCTAAAGTTACTACTTATGATCAAAAACCTGAAATGAATGCAAAACAAATTGTAAATAAAATTATTCCTGAATTAAAAAAAAAAGAAGTTGATTTTATTTGTTTAAACTTTGCAAATCCGGATATGGTAGGTCATACTGGAAAAATGAAAGAAACAATAAGAGCATGTGAATTTGTTGATTATTGTACAAAAATTTGTTCCGAAGAAGCTATAAAAAATTCATATACAGTTATTATAGTTGGAGATCATGGAAATGCCGATTATATGATTAATCCGGATGGAAGTCCAAATACTTATCATTCTAGTTCTTTTGTTCCTTTTATTCTTTTGGATCAAATATATAAAAATAATAAAAATATTCTTTTAAAAAAAATTGCATCTTTATCAGATGTTACTCCTACTATTCTTCAATTAATGAATTTACCGAAACCTAGTATTATGAATGGAATATCTATAATAAAAAAGATAAATAAATAGATATTATGGTTAAAACAATTGAAGAAATAATTCTTATAAAGAAAAGTGCTTTTTTAGCATCAAAAACATTAGGAATGTTAACTAAAGAAGTAAAACCAGGTATAAATACACTTTATTTAGATAAACTTGCTGAAACTTTTATTCGTGATCATGGAGGTACTCCTGCATTTTTGGGATTATATGATTTTCCAAATACTTTATGTGTTTCTCCTAATTACCAAGTTGTACATGGAGTTCCTAATCAAAATACCTTATATGAAGGAGATATTTTATCTATAGATTGTGGTGTATATATGAATGGCTTTTATGGAGAACATGCTTATACTTTTGAAGTTGGGAATGTTTCTAGTAAAATAAAAAAATTTCTTAATTGTTCAAAAAAATCTCTTTATATTGGATTATCTAAATGTAAAAAAGGAAATTATGTTGGTGATATAGGATATTCTATACAATCTTATATTGAAAATTATGGATATAGTGTGATAAAAAATCTTGTAGGTCATGGATTAGGAAAAAAAATGCACGAAAATCCTCAAATACCTAATTTTGGAAAAAAAGGAGAAGGTATCAAATTAAAGGAAGGTTTTGTTCTTTCTATAGAACCAATGGTTAATAAAGGAACTCCTGAAATCATCTTTCATAAAGATGGTTGGACTATTACAACTTTAGATAAAGATCTTTCTGCACATTATGAACATAATGTAGCTATTGTTGATGGACTCCCTTGTTTACTTTCTACTTACCGTTATATTTATAATGAACTTAATATTAATTCTTTAGAAGAAGAATTCTTTCAAAATGAAAAAATTAATATTGATAATTTTTAATTAAATTTTTGAATTTTAATTGTAATTTGTTATTAATTAATATAATTTGTTTCCTTTGTATATTCTAAAAAAAATTGAAATAAAATATGCCTACTATACAACAATTAATTAGAAAAGGTAGATCATCTATTTCTAAAAAAAGAAAATCTGTTGCATTAGGATTTTGTCCTCAACGAAGAGGTGTTTGTACACGGGTTTATACAACTACTCCAAAAAAACCTAATTCTGCTATGCGAAAAGTTGCTCGTGTACGTTTTACAAATGGTAAAGAAGTTATTTGTTATATAACTGGAGAAGGTCATAATCTTCAAGAACATTCTATAGTATTAGTAAAAGGTGGTAGAGTAAAGGATTTACCAGGAGTAAAATATAAAATTGTACGAGGAGCTCGTGATACTGCCGGAGTAAATGGAAGAAAAAAGAGCAGAAGTAAGTATGGAGCTAAAATTTCTAAAAAAGAAAAATAATTTCTATCTAAAATGAGAAAAATAAAGAAAAAAAGAAAAATATATTTTCCTGATCCACAATTTAATGATCCTCTAGTTTCTCGTTTTATTAATCATTTAATGAAAAATGGAAAAAAAAATTTAGCATATAAAATATTTTATGATGCTATGAAAGAAATAGAAAAGATTAAAGAAAAAGAAGAAAAATCAGCATTAGAAATATGGAAAAATGGATTAAAAAATGTAATGCCTCATGTAGAGGTAAAAAGTCGTCGTATGGGAGGATCTAATATTCAAATTCCTATTCCTATTTCTTCCAATAGTAAAATAACAAAAGGTATGAAATTACTTATATCTTGTGCTTCTATTAGAAGTGAAAAAAAAATGTCAAGTAAATTAGCTTTTGAAATATTAGATGCACATAAAGAACAAGGAGAAGCAATAAAAAGAAAAGAAAATATCCATAAAATTGCCGAAGCTAATAAAGCTTTTTCTCATTTTAGATTTTAGAAAAATGAAAAGGAACTTAAAATATACAAGAAATATAGGAATTGCGGCACATATTGATGCAGGTAAAACTACAACTACAGAAAGAATTTTATTTTATACTGGAATAAATCATAAAATCGGTGAAGTACATGATGGTGCTGCAACAATGGATTGGATGTTACAAGAACAAGAACGTGGAATTACTATTACTTCTGCTGCTACATTTTGTGAATGGATTTACAAAAATAAAAAATACCAAATTAATATTATTGATACTCCAGGTCATGTTGATTTTACGGTAGAAGTAGAAAGATCATTGAGAATATTAGATGGAATGGTAGTTTTATTTAGTGCAGTAGATGGTGTAGAACCACAATCAGAAACAATATGGAGACAAGCAGATAAATATAATATTCCTAGAATAGCTTTTGTAAATAAAATGGACCGTCAAGGATCAGATTTTTTTAATGTTTGTTTACAAATGAAAAAAATGTTGGGGGCTAATTCTATTCCATTACAAATTCCTATTGGATATGGAGATAATTTTATTGGAGTTGTAGATTTAATATCTAATAAAGCTATTGTATGGGATGAAAATAATTATGGTATTACCTATCAAGAAGGTCCTATCCCATTTGAAATGAAGAATATTGTAAAAAAATATCAAAATAAGATTATTGAATCTTTATCGGAGTATGATGATGTTATTATGGAAAAATTTTTGTATAATTCTTCTTCTATTTCTGAAGAAGAAATTATAAATTCTTTGCAAAAGAATACAATAAATATGAGAATAATTCCTGTATTTTGCGGTTCTTCTTTTAAGAATAAAGGAGTACAAGCAATGTTAGATGGAGTATGTCGTTACCTACCTTCTCCTCTTGAAGTTAAAGATATTGTAGGAGTTAATCCTATTAATCAAAAAATAGAAACGAGAAAAGCTAGTGAAAAAGATCCTTTTTCTGCTTTAGCGTTTAAAATATCTAGTGATCCATTTGTAGGAAAATTAGCTTTTTTTAGAGTATATTCTGGTAAAGTTCATGCTGGTTCATATAGTTTAAATACAAGATCTGGAAATAAAGAACGTATTTCTAGAATATATCAAATGCATGCTAATAAACAAAATCCTATTGGTAGTATAGAGGCAGGAGATATTGCTGCTATAGTAGGATTTAAAGATATTAAAACAGGGGATACTTTATGTGATGAAAAATTTCCAATTCTTTTAGAAAGTATATCTTTTCCAGATCCGGTTATTGGTATAGCGATTGAACCTAAATTTAAGTCAGATATAGATAAAATGAGTTTAGCACTATCTAAATTAATGGAAGAGGATCCTACTTTTCAAGTACGAACGGATAATTATACCGGACAAACTATTATTTCTGGTATGGGAGAATTACATTTAGAAATTCTTATAGACCGTATGAAAAGAGAATTTAAAGTAGAAGTAAATCAGGGTAAACCAAAAGTAGAATATAAAGAAGCTTTAACAGATTTAGTAGAACATAGAGAAATTTATAAAAAACAAACTGGAGGTAGAGGAAAATATGCAGATATATTATTTCGAGTAGAGCCGGGTAATATAGGGACATATGGATTAGAATTTATTAATAAAATAAAAGGTGGAAATATACCTAAAGAATATATTCCTTCTATAGAAAAAGGATGTAAAGAAATGATGAAAAATGGACCTTTATTAGGATATGAAATTGATAGTGCAAAAGTTACAGTATTAGATGGATCTTATCATTCTGTGGATTCTGATCAGTTATCTTTTGAAATAGCTGGTAAACTTGGTTTTAGAGCTGCCATAAAAAAATCTAATCCTGTTTTATTAGAACCAATTATGAAGTTAGAAGTAATAATTCCAGAAGAAAATATGGGAGATATTATAGGAGATTTAAATCGAAGAAGAGGGATGATTCGAAGTATGGATAATCGAAAAAATATCAAAGTGATTCAAGCAATAGTTCCATTATCTGAAATGTTTGGATATGTTACTATATTACGTACACTTTCTTCTGGAAGGGGTAATTCAGTTATGGAGTTCTCTCATTATGATATAGTTCCAAAAAATATTACGGATAATATTATTATGGGAAATAATTGTGTAACTAATAAAGAAAAAAAAATAATAAAAAATAAAAAGTATTGACAATATGGGTCATAATATAAAAATTAAATTAAAATCTTACGATTATAATTTATTAGATAAATCTGCTGAAAAAATTGTAAGCTCTGTTTTGCCAACAGGAGTTATTTTGAATGGTCCAGTACCATTACCTACTGAAAAAAAAATATTTACAGTTTTACGTTCCCCCCATGTAAATAAAAAATCTAGAGAACAATTTATGCTTCCAACTCATAAAAGACTGTTACAAATTCATAATGCATCGTCCAAAACAGTAGATGCTTTGATGAAATTAGAATTACCAAGTGGAGTTGAAGCTGAAATTAAAGTATAAATAAAATGAATGGATTAATAGGTATCCATCTTGGTATGAGTAGTATTTTTTCCCAAGATGGAAAAAATATTCCATGTACTATTATCAAAATTGGTCCATGTTATATAGTACAGATAAAAACTATAAAAAAAGATGGTTATTCATCTATTCAATTAGGAATAGAAGATAAAAATAAAAAAAATACGACTAATTCTTTAAAAGGACATTTTAAAAAAGCTGGGATTACCCCAAAAAAAAAACTTATAGAAATTAGAAATGTTTTTTTGATAGATAAAAAATATTTTAAATTAGGTAGTAAAATAAATCCAGATTTCCTTATAGAAGGAGAATTAGTTGACGTAAAAGGAATTTCTAAAGGTAAGGGATTTCAAGGTGTTGTAAAAAGACATAAATTTTCAGGAGTTGGAGAAAAAACTCATGGTCAACATAATCGTTTAAGATCTCCTGGATCTGTTGGAGCTGGATCGGATCCTTCACGTATTTTCAAAGGGAAAAAAATGGCTGGAAGAATGGGTGGAGGAAATGTAACTATTCAAAATTTGAAAATATTAAAAATAGATATATCTAAAAATATTTTAATATTAAAGGGGTCTGTTCCAGGAAATAAAAATTCATATTTAATGATAAAGAAAAAAAAATGGAATTAAAAATTTTGGATATTAAAGGAAATTATACAGATCGAAAAATTGAATTTAATGAAAAATTTTTTGGTAAAAAGTCTTATGATCATTCTATTTATTTAGAAATAAAGAGATATTTATCTGCACAGCGTCAAGGAACACATAAATCTAAAGAAAGAGGAGATTTATCTGGAAGTACTAGAAAATTACATAGGCAAAAAGGAACTGGTGGGTCTAGAAAAGGTAATATTAAAAATCCTATATTTAGAGGAGGTGGAAGAATTTTTGGACCACGTCCTAGACATTATTTTGAAAAAATAAATAAATTAACAAAGAATTTAGTAAAAAAAACAATTATAGGATATAAATTAAAGGAAAATAAAGTAAAAATTATAGAAGATTTTCAATTAAAAATTCCAAAAACTAAATTTATATTAAAAATATTGAAATTTTTGAAATTAGAAAATAAAAAATCATTAATGATAATTGAAAAACCAAATAAAAATTTATATTTATCATCTAGAAATTTAAAAAATTTTAAATTATTAAATATCAATGAATTAAATAGTTATTCTCTATTAAATTCTTTATATATTATTTTTTCTGAAAATTCAATGAAAAAAATTTATGAAATATTGAATAATTAGTTATATATATGATTTTAATCAAACCTGTTATTACGAATAAATCTTCTATAAATGAAAAGCAAACTTGTTATACTTTTTTTGTATGTATAAAAAGTAATAAAAATCAAATAAAAAAAGAAATAAATAAAGTATTTGGTGTTACTATAAAAAAAATTCGAACTATGATTTATCCTAGAAAAGATAAATCTAAATATACTAAAAAAGGATTTTTATATGGAAAAACAATTAGATTGAAAAAGGCTATTATTCAATTAAAAGAAAATCAAAAAATTGATTTTTTAAATCAAAAAAAAATTTAAATGTCAGTAAAAAAAATAAAACCTACAACACCTAGTCAACGATTTAAAATTATTAATAATTTTGATGAAATTACAAATTTTAATCCTGAAAAGTCTTTGACAAAAGGAAAATGTAAATCTGGAGGTAGAAATAATTTTGGAAGAATGACTATGCGTTATTTCGGAGGTGGGCATAAAAAAAAATATAGAATAATTGATTTTAAAAGAAGAAAATTTGGAATATCAGCTATTATAAAATCTATAGAATATGACCCAAATCGATCTTCTTTTATTTCTCTTTTACATTATAAAGATGGAGAAAAACATTATATTTTAGCTATAAATGGATTTAAAATAGGACAAAAAGTTATATCTGGAAAAAAAGTTCCTTTGAATATAGGTAATTCAACTTTTTTAAGTGAAATTCCATTAGGAACAAATATTTCTTGTATAGAATTAATTCCTGGACAAGGAGCTAAAATAGCTAGGAGTGCAGGATCTTATGCACAATTATTTGCAAAAGAAGGAAAATATGCAACTATAAAATTTCCTTCTGGAGAATTAAGAATAGTTTTGGTTTCTTGTATGGCTACTATCGGTATAGTTTCTAATTTAGATCATCAATTAGAAATATATGGAAAAGCTGGTAAAAATCGACATCTTGGAAGAAGACCTAGAACTAGAGGAGTAGCTATGAATCCAGTGGATCATCCTATGGGAGGAGGAGAAGGGAAAGCTTCTGGTGGTATACCTAGAAGTAGAAAAGGAATACCTTCTAAAGGATTTAGAACCCGGACTAAAAAGAAATATTCAGATAAATATATTTTGCAAAGAAGAAAAAAATAAATTTTTTATATTATGGCAAGATCTTTAAAAAAAGGACCATTTGTTTCTCAAAAATTGTATAAAAAAGTTTTGAAAAATATTAAACTTGAAAAAAAATCTATTATTAAAACATGGTCTAGACCATCTACAATTATTCCAGATTTTATAGGACAAACTTTTGCAGTTCATAATGGAAGACAATTTATTAATGTGTATATTACAGAAAATATGATTGGTCATAAATTAGGTGAATTTTCTCCTACTCGTACTTTTAGAGGCCATTCTGGTTCTAAAAATAAATTAAAAGTAAAAAGTTAGAATTTTCTTAAAAAAAATGAATTTTAAAGAAAAAACTATTGTTTCAGGGTCTTTAAATAGAATCCGAAGTTCTCCAAGAAAAATAAGATTAGTAGTTGATATTATTCGTAATAAAGAAATTAAAAATGCTTTGGATATATTAAAATATAGTAAAAAACATAGAATTTCTATTTCATTAAGAAAATTATTAATTTCTTTATTATCCAATTATAAAAAAAAATATATGGAAGATAATATTGATGAAAAATCTTTATGTATAAAGGAAATTAGAGTTGATCAAGGAAAAACTTTAAAAAGATTACGTCCTGTACCTCAAGGTAGAGGTCATAAAATTAGAAAAAGATCAAGTAATGTAGTAGTTACTTTAGGAAAGAGAAAATAAAAGTAAAATATATATGGGACAAAAAACTAATCCAATTGTTAATCGTTTAGGGATTGTTATGGGCTGGCAATCTAGTTGGTGTAATAATTATAAGGATAGAATACAAGAGGATTTTAAAGTTAGAAGGTATATAGAAACTCGTTTACTTAAAGGAATTGTTTCTCGAATTTTTATAGATAGAACTCTAAAATTTATAACGATAACTATTAGAACATCTAGACCAGCTCTTGTTATAGGAAAAAGAGGAGAAGAAGTGGATACTATTAGAAAAGAATTAAGAAAATTTACTCAAAAAGAAGTTCAAATTAATATATCTGAAGTAAGAAGACCAGAGTTAGATGCCCCTTTAGTAGCTAAAGGATTGGTTAGACAATTGGAAAATAGAATATCTTATAAAAAAATAATTAAATTATCTATTATTTCAGCTATGAGAATGAATGCTCAAGGTATAAAAATTCAGATTTCTGGAAGATTGAATGGATCTGAAATGGCTAGACGAGAATCTTATAAAGAAGGTCGAATTTCTCTTGGGACTTTTCGGGCAGATGTTGATTATCATATGGAAGTTGCTCATACAGTTTATGGAACTATCGGGATAAAAGTTTGGATTATGAAAGGAGAAATATATGGAAAAAAAGAATTATCTCCATTATTTGGATTACAACAACAAAAAAATCACGTTTTTATAATAATAAATTTTCTGCTTTTAAATAAAAAGAAAAAATATTAATTTTTTTATTAATATAATATCTAATTATTATTTTTATGTATGTTACAACCAAAAAAAACAAAATATAAAAAAAATCAAAAAGGTAGAATCCGGGGTAATGCTTCAAAAGGACTTATTCTTTCAAGAGGATTATATGGAATAAAAGCGATGGAAGGTACGTGGATTACATCTAGACAATTAGAAGCTGCTCGTGTAGCTGCTACTAGATATATGAAAAGAGAAGGAAGATTGTGGATAAATATTTTTCCAGATAAACCAATAACAAAAAAACCACAAGAAGTTCGTATGGGAAAAGGAAAAGGACCTGTAGAATTTTGGGT from Blattabacterium sp. (Cryptocercus punctulatus) str. Cpu harbors:
- the rpsG gene encoding 30S ribosomal protein S7, producing MRKIKKKRKIYFPDPQFNDPLVSRFINHLMKNGKKNLAYKIFYDAMKEIEKIKEKEEKSALEIWKNGLKNVMPHVEVKSRRMGGSNIQIPIPISSNSKITKGMKLLISCASIRSEKKMSSKLAFEILDAHKEQGEAIKRKENIHKIAEANKAFSHFRF
- the fusA gene encoding elongation factor G; translated protein: MKRNLKYTRNIGIAAHIDAGKTTTTERILFYTGINHKIGEVHDGAATMDWMLQEQERGITITSAATFCEWIYKNKKYQINIIDTPGHVDFTVEVERSLRILDGMVVLFSAVDGVEPQSETIWRQADKYNIPRIAFVNKMDRQGSDFFNVCLQMKKMLGANSIPLQIPIGYGDNFIGVVDLISNKAIVWDENNYGITYQEGPIPFEMKNIVKKYQNKIIESLSEYDDVIMEKFLYNSSSISEEEIINSLQKNTINMRIIPVFCGSSFKNKGVQAMLDGVCRYLPSPLEVKDIVGVNPINQKIETRKASEKDPFSALAFKISSDPFVGKLAFFRVYSGKVHAGSYSLNTRSGNKERISRIYQMHANKQNPIGSIEAGDIAAIVGFKDIKTGDTLCDEKFPILLESISFPDPVIGIAIEPKFKSDIDKMSLALSKLMEEDPTFQVRTDNYTGQTIISGMGELHLEILIDRMKREFKVEVNQGKPKVEYKEALTDLVEHREIYKKQTGGRGKYADILFRVEPGNIGTYGLEFINKIKGGNIPKEYIPSIEKGCKEMMKNGPLLGYEIDSAKVTVLDGSYHSVDSDQLSFEIAGKLGFRAAIKKSNPVLLEPIMKLEVIIPEENMGDIIGDLNRRRGMIRSMDNRKNIKVIQAIVPLSEMFGYVTILRTLSSGRGNSVMEFSHYDIVPKNITDNIIMGNNCVTNKEKKIIKNKKY
- the rpsS gene encoding 30S ribosomal protein S19, with amino-acid sequence MARSLKKGPFVSQKLYKKVLKNIKLEKKSIIKTWSRPSTIIPDFIGQTFAVHNGRQFINVYITENMIGHKLGEFSPTRTFRGHSGSKNKLKVKS
- the rplP gene encoding 50S ribosomal protein L16 is translated as MLQPKKTKYKKNQKGRIRGNASKGLILSRGLYGIKAMEGTWITSRQLEAARVAATRYMKREGRLWINIFPDKPITKKPQEVRMGKGKGPVEFWVSIVKPGRILFEIDGVEMIIAKEALRLASQKFPIKMKFIFSKEFVE
- the map gene encoding type I methionyl aminopeptidase; this translates as MVKTIEEIILIKKSAFLASKTLGMLTKEVKPGINTLYLDKLAETFIRDHGGTPAFLGLYDFPNTLCVSPNYQVVHGVPNQNTLYEGDILSIDCGVYMNGFYGEHAYTFEVGNVSSKIKKFLNCSKKSLYIGLSKCKKGNYVGDIGYSIQSYIENYGYSVIKNLVGHGLGKKMHENPQIPNFGKKGEGIKLKEGFVLSIEPMVNKGTPEIIFHKDGWTITTLDKDLSAHYEHNVAIVDGLPCLLSTYRYIYNELNINSLEEEFFQNEKINIDNF
- the rplC gene encoding 50S ribosomal protein L3 — translated: MNGLIGIHLGMSSIFSQDGKNIPCTIIKIGPCYIVQIKTIKKDGYSSIQLGIEDKNKKNTTNSLKGHFKKAGITPKKKLIEIRNVFLIDKKYFKLGSKINPDFLIEGELVDVKGISKGKGFQGVVKRHKFSGVGEKTHGQHNRLRSPGSVGAGSDPSRIFKGKKMAGRMGGGNVTIQNLKILKIDISKNILILKGSVPGNKNSYLMIKKKKWN
- the gpmI gene encoding 2,3-bisphosphoglycerate-independent phosphoglycerate mutase, with the translated sequence MKKLILIILDGWGLSSSEKSYRSAIHIAKTPFMDYCYKHYPFSKLQASGLSVGLPSGQMGNSEVGHINLGSGRKVIQSLEEINNSIKNKFFQKKVNSIFDYIFYTKKRIHFIGLLSDGGVHSHINHLFYLLKIAHKKQINNVFVHAFTDGRDTSPKKGIFYLKNLLSFMKKNIGKLSSVIGRYYSMDRDKRWERTKIAYDAIVHSKGYYCKSDNILKYIEYSYNKGITDEFLKPIISVDNFGNPISKIEKEDVVFCFNFRSDRSRQLTEFLTNNLEKNTKSNSLSKIDKLNLYYITMTCYNPKYKNINVLFKKKNLSNTLGEILEKEGKKQIRIAETEKYPHVTFFFSGGREIPFIGETRILCKSPKVTTYDQKPEMNAKQIVNKIIPELKKKEVDFICLNFANPDMVGHTGKMKETIRACEFVDYCTKICSEEAIKNSYTVIIVGDHGNADYMINPDGSPNTYHSSSFVPFILLDQIYKNNKNILLKKIASLSDVTPTILQLMNLPKPSIMNGISIIKKINK
- the rplB gene encoding 50S ribosomal protein L2, which codes for MSVKKIKPTTPSQRFKIINNFDEITNFNPEKSLTKGKCKSGGRNNFGRMTMRYFGGGHKKKYRIIDFKRRKFGISAIIKSIEYDPNRSSFISLLHYKDGEKHYILAINGFKIGQKVISGKKVPLNIGNSTFLSEIPLGTNISCIELIPGQGAKIARSAGSYAQLFAKEGKYATIKFPSGELRIVLVSCMATIGIVSNLDHQLEIYGKAGKNRHLGRRPRTRGVAMNPVDHPMGGGEGKASGGIPRSRKGIPSKGFRTRTKKKYSDKYILQRRKK
- the rplD gene encoding 50S ribosomal protein L4 yields the protein MELKILDIKGNYTDRKIEFNEKFFGKKSYDHSIYLEIKRYLSAQRQGTHKSKERGDLSGSTRKLHRQKGTGGSRKGNIKNPIFRGGGRIFGPRPRHYFEKINKLTKNLVKKTIIGYKLKENKVKIIEDFQLKIPKTKFILKILKFLKLENKKSLMIIEKPNKNLYLSSRNLKNFKLLNINELNSYSLLNSLYIIFSENSMKKIYEILNN
- the rpsL gene encoding 30S ribosomal protein S12, with amino-acid sequence MPTIQQLIRKGRSSISKKRKSVALGFCPQRRGVCTRVYTTTPKKPNSAMRKVARVRFTNGKEVICYITGEGHNLQEHSIVLVKGGRVKDLPGVKYKIVRGARDTAGVNGRKKSRSKYGAKISKKEK
- the rpsC gene encoding 30S ribosomal protein S3, with amino-acid sequence MGQKTNPIVNRLGIVMGWQSSWCNNYKDRIQEDFKVRRYIETRLLKGIVSRIFIDRTLKFITITIRTSRPALVIGKRGEEVDTIRKELRKFTQKEVQINISEVRRPELDAPLVAKGLVRQLENRISYKKIIKLSIISAMRMNAQGIKIQISGRLNGSEMARRESYKEGRISLGTFRADVDYHMEVAHTVYGTIGIKVWIMKGEIYGKKELSPLFGLQQQKNHVFIIINFLLLNKKKKY
- a CDS encoding 50S ribosomal protein L23, yielding MILIKPVITNKSSINEKQTCYTFFVCIKSNKNQIKKEINKVFGVTIKKIRTMIYPRKDKSKYTKKGFLYGKTIRLKKAIIQLKENQKIDFLNQKKI
- the rplV gene encoding 50S ribosomal protein L22 → MNFKEKTIVSGSLNRIRSSPRKIRLVVDIIRNKEIKNALDILKYSKKHRISISLRKLLISLLSNYKKKYMEDNIDEKSLCIKEIRVDQGKTLKRLRPVPQGRGHKIRKRSSNVVVTLGKRK
- the rpsJ gene encoding 30S ribosomal protein S10, giving the protein MGHNIKIKLKSYDYNLLDKSAEKIVSSVLPTGVILNGPVPLPTEKKIFTVLRSPHVNKKSREQFMLPTHKRLLQIHNASSKTVDALMKLELPSGVEAEIKV